The Onychomys torridus chromosome 4, mOncTor1.1, whole genome shotgun sequence DNA window CATGGCCTAATCTGTAGTCCACCTTGGACTGTTCTCTGATCTGTGGTCTTCCTCCACACAGGAAGCAGCGAATTCAAAAAGTGCTGGAATGGCCAAGGGGCTTGCCGGAACTACTGCATGAGGCAAGAAACCTTCATGCACCTGTGTCCAGACGCTTCCCTGTGTTGCCTCACCTACTCACACAAGCCTCCACCCGCCTCCAAGATCAACCAGGAGTAGCCTGCTC harbors:
- the Defb124 gene encoding beta-defensin 124: MAQWILLLVALLTLGHVPPGSSEFKKCWNGQGACRNYCMRQETFMHLCPDASLCCLTYSHKPPPASKINQE